One stretch of Pseudoramibacter sp. DNA includes these proteins:
- the rpsO gene encoding 30S ribosomal protein S15 codes for MISKEQKEQIIKEYGTHEGDTGSPEVQVALLTYRINDLNKHFAVHKKDFHSRRGLLKMVGQRRNLLGYLKKKDINRYRELIARLGLRK; via the coding sequence ATGATTTCAAAAGAACAGAAAGAACAGATCATCAAAGAATACGGCACCCACGAAGGGGATACCGGTTCGCCGGAAGTTCAGGTCGCACTGTTAACCTACCGCATCAACGACTTGAACAAGCACTTTGCAGTTCATAAAAAGGACTTTCATTCAAGAAGAGGCCTGCTCAAAATGGTCGGCCAGCGCCGCAACCTGTTAGGCTACTTGAAGAAAAAAGACATCAATCGCTATCGTGAATTGATCGCGAGATTAGGATTAAGAAAATAA